One window of the Benincasa hispida cultivar B227 chromosome 3, ASM972705v1, whole genome shotgun sequence genome contains the following:
- the LOC120072731 gene encoding uncharacterized protein LOC120072731, with the protein MPSPTPFTNASNMLRHRLLPSLRTRGGAAAGQSRWTSPGHEDRPKGYLFNRTPPPPGQSRKWEDWELPCYVTSFLTIVILGVGLNAKPDLTIETWAHQKALERLEMEKLGVSGSGSSESD; encoded by the coding sequence ATGCCCTCGCCGACGCCCTTTACAAACGCCTCAAATATGCTCCGGCACCGCCTTCTCCCTTCTCTCCGCACCCGCGGTGGAGCCGCCGCCGGACAGAGCCGGTGGACCAGTCCCGGCCACGAGGATCGTCCCAAGGGCTATCTTTTCAATCGGACGCCGCCTCCACCAGGTCAGTCCCGCAAATGGGAGGATTGGGAGCTTCCTTGTTATGTTACTAGTTTTCTTACTATCGTGATTCTTGGTGTTGGCCTCAACGCCAAGCCTGATCTCACAATTGAGACTTGGGCTCACCAGAAGGCCCTCGAGCGCCTTGAGATGGAGAAGCTGGGTGTCTCTGGCTCTGGATCATCTGAATCTGATTGA